One stretch of Vogesella indigofera DNA includes these proteins:
- a CDS encoding YbaN family protein, translated as MLWLVAGWLCLLLALIGALLPVMPTTVFVLMAAACFGRSSPALLHWLHRHPRLGPPLLQWQRHHGMTARTKAVALGTVALSFCFSIYATLQQPWLTALLLLVWAGLSLWMWRLPTIPATSACCAMLDSKS; from the coding sequence ATGCTGTGGCTGGTAGCCGGCTGGCTGTGCCTGCTGCTGGCCCTGATCGGCGCGCTGCTGCCGGTGATGCCGACCACCGTCTTCGTGCTGATGGCCGCCGCCTGCTTCGGCCGCAGCAGCCCGGCGCTGCTGCACTGGCTACACCGCCATCCGCGTCTGGGCCCACCGCTGCTGCAGTGGCAGCGCCACCACGGCATGACCGCGAGAACCAAGGCCGTGGCGCTGGGCACCGTCGCCCTGTCATTCTGCTTCAGTATCTATGCCACGCTGCAACAACCCTGGCTTACTGCCCTGCTGTTACTGGTGTGGGCGGGACTCAGCCTGTGGATGTGGCGGCTGCCGACAATTCCAGCAACATCAGCATGTTGTGCTATGCTTGACAGCAAATCATAG